In a single window of the Streptomyces sp. CGMCC 4.7035 genome:
- a CDS encoding metallophosphoesterase: protein MRARYGVPLGITAVAAAGLLYSAGIEVRSFRLRRVTVPVLPPGARPLRVLQVSDIHMVSGQRMKQRWLRSLAGLRPDFVINTGDNLSDPEGVPEVLDALGPLMEFPGAYVFGSNDYYGPRLRNPALYLVEKAMGRHGLNGNPPVVGVLHNPWEDLRDGFDAAGWLNLTNTRGMLKIDGLEIELTGLDDPHIKRDRYAQVAGGPSASADFSMGVVHAPYLRSLDAFTADGYPLIMAGHTHGGQLCIPFYGALVTNCDLDTDRVKGLSRHTAEGRTSYLHVSAGCGTNRYTPVRFACPPEATLLTLVGRK from the coding sequence ATGCGCGCGCGATACGGAGTACCCCTGGGAATCACGGCGGTTGCCGCCGCCGGACTGCTGTACTCGGCCGGGATCGAGGTCCGTTCCTTCCGCCTGCGCCGGGTGACGGTCCCGGTGCTGCCCCCGGGGGCGCGCCCGCTGCGGGTGCTCCAGGTCTCCGACATCCACATGGTGAGCGGGCAGCGCATGAAGCAGCGCTGGCTGCGCTCGCTGGCGGGCCTGCGCCCGGACTTCGTGATCAACACCGGCGACAACCTCTCCGACCCGGAAGGCGTGCCGGAGGTGCTGGACGCGCTGGGTCCGCTGATGGAGTTCCCGGGCGCCTACGTCTTCGGTTCGAACGACTACTACGGCCCCAGACTCCGCAACCCCGCCCTCTACTTGGTGGAGAAGGCCATGGGCCGCCACGGCCTCAACGGCAATCCGCCCGTGGTCGGCGTCCTTCACAACCCCTGGGAGGACCTGCGCGACGGCTTCGACGCGGCGGGCTGGCTGAACCTGACGAACACACGGGGAATGCTGAAGATCGACGGCCTGGAGATCGAGCTGACGGGCCTGGACGACCCGCACATCAAGCGCGACCGGTACGCGCAGGTGGCAGGCGGTCCGTCCGCGTCGGCGGACTTCTCGATGGGCGTGGTCCACGCGCCGTACCTGCGCAGCCTGGACGCGTTCACGGCGGACGGCTACCCGCTGATCATGGCCGGCCACACCCACGGCGGCCAGCTGTGCATCCCCTTCTACGGTGCCTTGGTCACCAACTGCGACCTGGACACGGACCGGGTGAAGGGCCTGTCACGGCACACGGCGGAGGGGCGGACGTCGTACCTGCACGTGTCGGCGGGCTGCGGGACGAACCGCTACACGCCGGTGCGGTTCGCATGTCCCCCGGAGGCCACGCTGCTGACCCTGGTGGGTAGGAAGTAG